Proteins found in one Agaribacterium sp. ZY112 genomic segment:
- a CDS encoding DNA/RNA non-specific endonuclease, with amino-acid sequence MKGDAHLADDVGGHIVGHRSMFDQGKKNLFPQNSNLNRGAYKKIENEWADWSNEGFEVKLEVELHPFGVERPTNIISEYEVPVMLFPKGSMSLIMLPSNL; translated from the coding sequence ATTAAAGGTGATGCTCATCTAGCGGATGATGTTGGCGGCCATATTGTTGGGCATCGTTCTATGTTCGATCAAGGGAAGAAGAACTTATTCCCTCAAAATTCCAACCTAAATCGTGGCGCTTATAAAAAGATAGAAAATGAGTGGGCGGATTGGAGTAATGAAGGCTTTGAAGTAAAGTTAGAGGTAGAGTTGCATCCTTTTGGGGTGGAAAGGCCCACAAATATTATATCTGAGTATGAGGTTCCGGTGATGTTGTTTCCAAAAGGGAGCATGAGTTTGATAATGCTGCCGTCGAATCTTTAG
- a CDS encoding GAD-like domain-containing protein produces the protein MNKYIDSFFDEFEAVENQVFPDQQTIKEYSAKLPENLISFWGSYGFCSFLSGLFWIVNPKQYKGELCEWLDKAGLEGADNYHVIAKSAFGDLFVWKEDYGLIYEINSMNSWIILQDPPSSDLNKEFNLFLASLSPDILDVEDESTGEEMHEQLCEKLGPTSEFEVYSFTPSLVAGGGQNLNSLNKSDLFLYLSLIKDLKSPSVITEDDLSNMAFS, from the coding sequence ATGAATAAATATATTGATAGTTTTTTTGATGAATTCGAGGCTGTTGAAAATCAAGTTTTCCCTGATCAACAAACTATAAAAGAATACAGCGCTAAGCTTCCAGAAAATCTAATATCCTTTTGGGGGAGTTATGGGTTTTGCTCATTTCTTTCTGGGCTGTTTTGGATTGTAAATCCGAAACAATACAAGGGAGAGCTTTGTGAGTGGCTGGATAAAGCCGGTCTTGAAGGTGCAGATAACTATCATGTTATTGCAAAAAGTGCCTTTGGAGATCTTTTTGTCTGGAAAGAAGATTATGGGCTTATATATGAGATTAACTCCATGAACTCCTGGATAATATTACAAGATCCACCCAGTTCGGATTTAAACAAAGAATTTAATCTGTTTTTGGCTTCTTTGTCGCCAGATATTCTTGATGTGGAAGATGAGAGTACTGGCGAAGAAATGCATGAGCAACTTTGTGAGAAACTTGGCCCGACTAGCGAGTTTGAAGTATATTCTTTTACTCCGTCTTTAGTTGCAGGAGGTGGGCAAAACCTAAATTCGTTAAATAAGAGTGATCTGTTTCTATATCTGTCGTTGATAAAAGATCTTAAATCACCATCCGTCATTACTGAAGATGATTTGTCAAATATGGCCTTCTCATAA
- a CDS encoding asparagine synthase-related protein, protein MISEHTLLGSFSSDLIKEHPSYEFVQNLHARNHQHQLFVDSHCIIYAPFIIKHDDVVVAANPLTDRDKYALKDFSESWQSGDVDSSLVLVEQCSLSCALLVYSEGDLVLVRDRLGVDDVYYHCSEDICGVSTNLTLLVDAFFPPQSGGGRSPNIDSMFNHFLYGRPRAGASLFHGIHSVEAANFVTINGGVKSGRYWSPLDKPLPLLRREERLKVLEDTLENACLQSFSEEGNAIFLSGGLDSSYISYIAGSQWRKKRGGNIDVSCYTVSYDDPQFDDEAYYANIVSKAYDLPLTKVSLNEENVLHYLKQVLDSPQPLSAWAGICNHALVDAAVNDGYSHILSGLGSDEVLGNYDKMLDYYFRVRDIVKDGGVRAVNLLNYVNELDKILFPGVADFFNPDSLRDILADNHLLDFNIEDLKYFYQSCGGVDKDSHLFSFMVSHECHHRIPDLLLRNFNVYPRQLGANIVYPFLDPQFVEQACSLYPQERFLYEDDKWLSKVSLKMIVAEKFPEEILSRKRGTFDFPFKTWLKQSEFYDFVRNQLEQSEFWLSGIVNEEVLDRYLLYMKCNKENQAIDHGSWANELWVLLTVSAWYKRYIQ, encoded by the coding sequence ATGATTTCTGAACATACCTTGCTTGGATCCTTCTCGTCTGACCTCATCAAAGAGCACCCTAGTTATGAGTTTGTGCAGAACCTCCACGCCCGTAATCATCAGCATCAGCTGTTTGTCGATTCTCACTGCATCATTTACGCGCCTTTTATCATTAAGCATGATGATGTCGTTGTTGCTGCTAATCCATTAACTGATAGGGATAAATACGCCCTTAAAGATTTTTCAGAAAGTTGGCAATCCGGTGATGTTGATTCTTCCTTGGTTTTAGTTGAGCAGTGTAGTCTAAGCTGTGCATTACTGGTTTATTCTGAAGGTGATTTAGTTCTTGTACGTGATCGTCTCGGTGTTGACGATGTCTATTACCACTGCAGTGAAGATATTTGTGGCGTATCTACAAATTTAACCCTGTTAGTGGATGCTTTTTTTCCTCCTCAAAGTGGTGGAGGGCGAAGCCCCAATATTGATTCCATGTTCAATCATTTTCTCTATGGTCGGCCCAGAGCTGGGGCATCGTTATTTCATGGGATTCATAGTGTTGAGGCGGCAAACTTTGTGACAATTAATGGAGGAGTTAAAAGCGGACGATATTGGTCGCCATTGGATAAGCCGCTACCTCTATTACGGCGTGAAGAGCGCTTAAAAGTATTAGAAGACACTCTGGAGAATGCGTGTTTGCAAAGCTTTAGTGAAGAGGGCAATGCTATATTTTTATCTGGCGGGCTCGATTCCAGTTATATTAGCTATATAGCAGGGAGTCAATGGAGAAAAAAACGGGGGGGCAACATAGACGTATCTTGTTACACCGTGAGCTATGATGACCCACAATTCGATGATGAAGCATATTATGCAAATATCGTTAGTAAAGCTTACGACCTTCCATTAACTAAAGTCTCACTTAATGAAGAGAATGTATTACATTACCTGAAGCAAGTGCTTGATTCACCTCAGCCCCTTAGTGCCTGGGCTGGAATCTGTAATCATGCGCTTGTAGATGCTGCCGTTAATGATGGGTATTCGCATATCCTTTCTGGTTTGGGATCAGACGAAGTACTTGGTAATTATGACAAGATGCTTGATTACTATTTTCGTGTGCGTGATATCGTTAAAGATGGCGGTGTTAGAGCGGTTAATTTACTAAATTATGTTAATGAGCTTGATAAGATCCTATTTCCAGGTGTTGCGGACTTTTTTAATCCAGATTCCTTGCGTGATATATTAGCAGATAATCATCTTTTGGATTTCAATATTGAAGATTTGAAATACTTTTATCAAAGTTGTGGTGGAGTCGATAAAGATAGTCATTTATTTTCATTTATGGTTTCGCATGAATGTCATCATCGTATCCCTGACTTATTATTGCGGAATTTTAATGTCTATCCGCGCCAACTTGGCGCTAATATCGTATATCCCTTTCTGGATCCACAGTTTGTAGAGCAGGCATGTTCGCTTTATCCTCAAGAGCGATTCTTATATGAAGATGATAAGTGGCTTAGTAAAGTTAGCTTAAAAATGATTGTTGCCGAAAAGTTTCCTGAAGAAATATTGAGTCGTAAGCGCGGAACATTCGATTTTCCATTTAAAACATGGCTTAAACAATCAGAGTTCTATGATTTTGTTCGTAATCAGCTTGAGCAAAGCGAGTTTTGGTTGTCCGGTATTGTAAATGAGGAAGTCCTGGATCGTTATTTGCTATATATGAAATGCAATAAGGAAAATCAAGCCATTGATCATGGCTCCTGGGCGAATGAATTGTGGGTGCTGTTAACTGTAAGCGCCTGGTACAAGAGGTATATTCAATGA
- a CDS encoding galactosyltransferase-related protein, whose translation MISIIIAWKNRDELYRSIDSFINVVNVLKGEVILVNYCGQLDYERLPKHDDLRIVEITGRDFFNKASANNIGSSYAKNNNLFFCDCDIVLELDAVQRCLELLVLPKSFVTIKHVQEEKINAIDINHIQCFGYHMIIKTRDGQQVEIVDFEEDAATGIRNAPGLLFLTQDHMQKINGYSGFMQGWGWEDQDMICRLTLGLGLSRQQHGTLLHLSHDDHSRTKEYPEVSSRWESRDRMFRSALSRYDQNIFLGTLQEDLLSHSTREVTRSTLCTA comes from the coding sequence ATGATCAGTATTATAATCGCTTGGAAAAATAGGGATGAACTCTATCGTAGTATTGATAGCTTTATCAACGTTGTTAATGTGCTAAAAGGCGAAGTGATTTTGGTGAATTATTGTGGCCAATTAGATTATGAGCGTTTGCCCAAGCACGACGACCTGCGTATTGTCGAAATCACCGGTAGAGATTTCTTCAATAAGGCATCGGCTAATAATATTGGTTCCTCCTATGCGAAAAATAATAATCTGTTTTTTTGTGACTGTGACATTGTGTTAGAGCTGGATGCTGTTCAACGATGCCTTGAATTATTAGTCTTGCCAAAGTCTTTTGTCACTATTAAGCATGTTCAAGAGGAGAAGATTAACGCGATTGATATAAACCATATTCAGTGTTTTGGTTATCATATGATTATCAAAACGCGCGATGGTCAGCAGGTAGAGATTGTTGATTTTGAAGAAGATGCGGCTACAGGCATACGCAATGCGCCTGGTCTTCTGTTTTTGACGCAAGATCATATGCAGAAAATTAATGGTTATAGCGGTTTTATGCAGGGCTGGGGTTGGGAAGATCAAGATATGATCTGCCGATTAACATTGGGGCTTGGCCTAAGTAGGCAGCAACACGGCACGTTACTGCACTTATCACACGATGATCATTCACGAACTAAGGAGTATCCAGAGGTAAGTAGTCGCTGGGAAAGTCGGGATAGAATGTTTAGAAGCGCACTATCGCGTTATGACCAAAATATCTTCTTAGGAACCTTACAGGAAGATTTGCTAAGCCACTCAACTAGGGAAGTTACTCGGAGTACATTATGCACCGCGTAA
- a CDS encoding glycosyltransferase, with the protein MHRVSVCMIVRDAEEVLERCIDSLAGGYDELCIVDTGSTDNTADIARRRADIFERYTGCNNTDQKIIDFSDARNRCVRLAQGDWILSIDADEVFSNKSDKTIKQLLEVENKTTAAAITISRGQTQWLAIRLFRNMAEQRFHHAVHEVVNVTGEVITLRDLCIQDLGQSQKTEESASRNARICRNLLNQNPADLRAMFYLAEALRKQGKFIEAGDAYMDCLDHPQLSTAYRCATLESLATCFLYLKKWQEAIDCAQMVVDLHSGLAEAYCLMGDANLALRNVSEAKACYLKAKEQKFPPDNYSLFVRKGSYGEYPQQQLSALELLCKKHDIEYEVV; encoded by the coding sequence ATGCACCGCGTAAGCGTTTGCATGATTGTGCGTGATGCCGAAGAAGTACTCGAGCGCTGTATTGATAGTCTTGCGGGGGGGTACGATGAGCTATGTATTGTCGATACAGGCTCTACGGATAACACGGCTGATATTGCGCGGCGTCGTGCTGATATTTTTGAGCGCTATACGGGCTGCAATAATACTGATCAGAAAATAATTGATTTTTCTGATGCGCGTAATCGCTGTGTTAGGCTAGCGCAAGGAGACTGGATTCTTTCGATTGATGCTGATGAGGTGTTTAGCAATAAGTCAGATAAGACGATTAAACAGCTGCTAGAGGTTGAGAATAAAACAACAGCTGCAGCAATTACTATTAGCCGTGGACAGACTCAATGGTTGGCCATAAGGCTATTTAGGAATATGGCTGAACAGCGTTTTCACCATGCAGTTCACGAGGTTGTTAACGTCACGGGAGAGGTCATTACACTCAGAGACTTATGTATTCAGGACTTGGGGCAGAGCCAAAAAACGGAAGAATCTGCTTCACGAAATGCTCGTATATGTAGGAATTTATTAAATCAAAACCCAGCTGATCTTAGAGCCATGTTTTATCTCGCGGAGGCCCTGCGTAAGCAAGGAAAATTTATCGAGGCTGGTGATGCATATATGGATTGCCTTGATCACCCTCAGTTATCAACTGCGTATCGCTGCGCCACATTAGAGTCGCTAGCAACTTGTTTTCTTTATTTAAAGAAGTGGCAAGAGGCTATAGATTGTGCGCAAATGGTGGTTGACCTACATTCGGGGCTTGCGGAAGCTTACTGTTTAATGGGGGATGCGAATTTAGCTTTACGCAACGTGTCAGAGGCCAAGGCATGTTATCTGAAAGCAAAAGAGCAGAAATTTCCGCCAGATAACTACAGCTTGTTTGTGCGTAAAGGGTCATATGGTGAATACCCTCAGCAACAATTGAGTGCTTTAGAATTACTTTGCAAGAAGCACGATATCGAATATGAGGTTGTTTGA
- a CDS encoding class I SAM-dependent methyltransferase, with protein MPFSVDYFRSDIKNHIVRKFPSNKTTILDVGAGAGAYAKLLRSNYPSIDACEIWPPYIEQFKLNQLYRKVYVDNIVNTKIIFYDVIIMGDILEHMSVINAQKTIERLSRHCTELIVVVPFESEQEEEFHNPYEEHIQADLNPKIMHQRYGRYLQLADSAGADKCWGYEIALYFKKPNRLITYQSKLNKLHLYIKNCIESTN; from the coding sequence ATGCCGTTTAGCGTCGATTATTTTAGATCAGATATTAAAAACCATATTGTAAGAAAGTTCCCATCCAATAAAACTACTATTCTCGATGTAGGTGCGGGAGCTGGTGCCTACGCCAAGCTTCTCAGAAGTAATTACCCCAGTATTGATGCATGCGAGATTTGGCCGCCGTATATTGAACAATTCAAACTGAATCAACTCTACAGGAAAGTTTATGTAGACAACATAGTGAATACAAAGATCATTTTTTACGATGTTATTATCATGGGCGACATTCTAGAACACATGTCGGTTATCAATGCCCAAAAAACCATAGAGCGCCTATCCAGACACTGCACAGAGCTCATCGTTGTAGTTCCCTTTGAATCTGAACAAGAGGAAGAGTTTCACAACCCCTATGAAGAACACATACAGGCAGATTTAAATCCCAAAATAATGCATCAACGCTATGGCCGATATCTTCAGCTGGCAGATTCAGCCGGAGCAGATAAGTGTTGGGGGTATGAAATTGCGCTCTACTTTAAAAAACCTAATCGACTCATAACTTACCAAAGTAAGCTAAACAAACTTCATCTATACATTAAAAATTGTATAGAAAGCACCAACTAG
- a CDS encoding DUF6817 domain-containing protein, whose product MDYNANRKKQLAALKNTRATSHSGGNFLQHLFGVFDILRAWGAPEEVYLAGLYHSIYGTEFFQKSTVDKQQRQSIQALIGVPAERLAYAFCSVRRNEILPALLNCSLPEQHSRATLNEINSHNTLQLTALELEQLLLIEMANLLDQLSDKDRSPAIFIWRLVEMAESISFLPPQHPALLSQGLRKTDEIKALEAYKQALTISQPDNAKTHLKKAIGLNPIIGESYILLAAIELDSERFDSALYLASEGLQHLRTWASPWDKRLLLSDWMSLAERLIELACIGVRGEGFWQRLQKMLTNSHMRRCS is encoded by the coding sequence ATGGATTACAACGCAAATAGAAAGAAACAGTTAGCCGCCTTAAAAAACACACGAGCCACATCACACAGCGGCGGTAATTTTCTTCAGCACCTATTCGGTGTGTTTGATATTTTACGCGCCTGGGGAGCCCCCGAGGAGGTGTACCTAGCGGGCTTGTATCATAGCATCTACGGCACTGAGTTTTTTCAAAAGTCGACCGTTGATAAGCAACAACGTCAAAGTATACAAGCATTAATTGGAGTACCAGCCGAGAGATTGGCCTACGCTTTTTGTTCGGTACGGCGTAATGAAATATTGCCCGCTTTATTAAATTGCTCTTTGCCCGAGCAACACTCAAGAGCCACGCTAAATGAAATAAATAGTCACAACACACTGCAATTGACAGCATTAGAATTAGAACAACTTTTATTGATTGAGATGGCAAATCTACTTGATCAGTTATCTGACAAAGACCGATCTCCCGCTATTTTTATATGGCGATTGGTAGAAATGGCCGAATCAATTAGCTTCTTACCCCCTCAACATCCAGCACTGTTAAGTCAAGGATTGCGCAAAACTGACGAAATAAAGGCATTAGAAGCCTATAAACAAGCACTGACAATTAGCCAGCCAGATAATGCAAAAACACACCTAAAAAAAGCGATTGGACTTAATCCTATTATCGGAGAAAGCTATATATTGTTAGCCGCTATCGAACTCGATAGTGAACGTTTTGACAGTGCGCTCTATTTAGCAAGTGAGGGCTTGCAGCACCTTCGCACTTGGGCCTCACCATGGGACAAAAGGCTGCTATTAAGTGATTGGATGAGTTTGGCTGAACGCTTAATTGAACTTGCGTGCATTGGCGTAAGAGGAGAAGGTTTCTGGCAGCGCCTGCAGAAAATGCTAACAAATAGCCATATGAGACGGTGCTCTTAG
- a CDS encoding JmjC domain-containing protein: MDTTEALAPLASKHADIDVLKRILGKVSVDEFMHDYFNKKALHIKGSEDKFDFLFRTDEFKENLDKADHIRAVFPLLRQANISIADIPDMLKAGASICVTGMEQAHPVLRQAALNIKQRVSYSGKVSFRSYLSPAGSGFDMHFDARVATAIQIGGYKRWWYKLDHTTRYPKSNSPHTAHLEEQGFKPPQKEDMESIVLGPGDMLCLPAGAWHCAKAEEDSLSLNLAFDYKNAGYIDGLLVYLKEQMNANPNNRAPAFSLLDIPAIDQSVVNETHESIDAMIELLKKLKTQPTELENHLKKWLEVC, translated from the coding sequence ATGGATACAACAGAAGCTCTAGCCCCACTCGCGTCGAAACACGCTGATATTGACGTCCTTAAACGCATCCTCGGCAAGGTCAGTGTCGATGAATTTATGCATGACTACTTCAATAAAAAAGCTCTTCACATTAAAGGCTCTGAAGATAAATTTGATTTTCTTTTTCGTACAGACGAGTTTAAAGAAAACCTAGACAAAGCGGATCATATTCGAGCAGTGTTCCCCTTGTTACGCCAAGCAAACATAAGCATCGCAGATATACCAGATATGCTAAAAGCAGGCGCATCCATATGCGTGACAGGCATGGAACAAGCCCACCCAGTATTAAGGCAAGCTGCGCTAAATATTAAACAGCGCGTGAGCTACAGTGGCAAAGTCAGCTTTCGCTCTTATCTATCTCCCGCTGGCAGCGGCTTTGATATGCATTTCGATGCTCGTGTCGCTACCGCCATTCAAATTGGTGGCTACAAACGCTGGTGGTATAAGCTCGATCACACTACACGTTACCCCAAAAGCAATTCACCGCACACTGCCCACCTTGAAGAACAGGGATTTAAGCCACCTCAAAAAGAAGACATGGAATCTATTGTTTTAGGCCCAGGGGACATGTTGTGCCTGCCCGCTGGCGCTTGGCATTGCGCTAAAGCAGAAGAAGATTCCCTTTCATTGAATCTAGCTTTTGACTATAAAAACGCAGGATATATCGACGGGCTTCTCGTGTACTTAAAAGAACAAATGAATGCCAACCCTAATAATCGCGCACCAGCCTTTTCACTACTAGACATACCAGCAATAGACCAATCTGTCGTGAACGAGACGCATGAAAGTATTGATGCGATGATTGAATTATTGAAAAAACTAAAAACCCAACCCACTGAATTGGAAAACCACCTCAAGAAATGGCTTGAGGTTTGCTAG
- a CDS encoding thiamine pyrophosphate-dependent enzyme, which yields MVTISKKEQLGNSTSRQIRLQILDALYQAKGGHFGGACSCVEILQALLVHGSISQRGASQDIFILSKGHAAVSYYASLNALGLAQLDLSNYGNSITGTEIHPCIHANNWVHFSTGSLGQGLSYGLGSALALANEPNRHVWVVMGDGECQEGQVWEAAMLASRYQLTNLHVILDLNRHQECGWEAQEVAHNVPLPAAEEKWRAFGWQVESLNGHCLTSLRSWIEASKTRTLQPLDPKQPNIAIANTVKGAGIPCFEQQPALSHCTTLSREHYHASRNFLAEAC from the coding sequence ATGGTTACGATTAGCAAGAAGGAGCAGCTAGGCAACTCGACAAGTCGCCAAATACGCCTGCAAATTCTCGATGCACTTTACCAAGCAAAAGGGGGGCATTTTGGAGGGGCATGTAGTTGTGTCGAGATCCTTCAAGCTTTACTCGTACATGGCAGTATTTCCCAGCGTGGAGCCAGCCAAGATATTTTCATTTTATCAAAGGGCCACGCAGCCGTTAGCTATTACGCTAGCCTAAATGCATTGGGCCTGGCGCAGCTAGATCTTTCCAATTACGGTAATTCAATTACTGGCACCGAAATACACCCCTGTATTCATGCTAACAACTGGGTACACTTTTCAACAGGCTCATTAGGCCAAGGTCTGTCTTATGGACTAGGAAGCGCACTAGCGCTTGCCAATGAACCGAATCGTCATGTCTGGGTAGTAATGGGAGATGGCGAGTGCCAAGAAGGTCAGGTGTGGGAAGCCGCTATGCTGGCCTCACGCTACCAATTAACCAATTTGCATGTCATCTTAGATTTAAACCGACACCAGGAGTGTGGCTGGGAAGCTCAGGAAGTCGCTCATAATGTGCCGCTACCTGCTGCTGAAGAAAAATGGCGGGCCTTTGGTTGGCAAGTAGAGAGCTTAAATGGCCACTGCCTGACTAGCCTACGATCTTGGATTGAGGCAAGTAAAACACGAACACTGCAACCTCTAGACCCTAAACAGCCTAACATCGCCATTGCAAACACCGTAAAAGGGGCCGGCATTCCTTGTTTTGAACAACAACCTGCATTAAGCCACTGCACGACATTAAGTAGGGAGCACTATCATGCCAGCAGAAACTTCCTCGCCGAAGCTTGCTAA
- the rpoD gene encoding RNA polymerase sigma factor RpoD has product MSDQPQPQQKQSRIKELINRGREQGYLTYDEVNDHLPDEFSDPDQVEDIIQMINDMGIRVYEVAPDADELLMTDGDNSTDEIAAAEAAAALAAVETEAGRTTDPVRMYMREMGTVELLTREGEIAIAKRIEEGIRELTHALAHWPNSARKIVDEFDLIEAGERRMPDVVSGWLDPADEVQAATPINQAEKNEKDDEADDEDDDNPGGIDPEYAKERFDELRVVLEAAEKVIEDKGRASKEAGKALEELGEVFKFFKLPPRQFDPIYDHVRGMLRRIRIEEKAIMRLCVQRAGMPRKTFMKEYPGNESDLEWINDIVKKKRDYSDALRGYQGDILRSQRKLAQVEEEAGLDLATIKEINRRMSIGEARARRAKKEMVEANLRLVISIAKKYTNRGLQFLDLIQEGNIGLMKAVDKFEYRRGYKFSTYATWWIRQAITRSIADQARTIRIPVHMIETINKLNRISRQMLQEMGREASPEELAERMDMPEDKVRKVLKIAKEPISMETPIGDDEDSHLGDFIEDVTITSPVESATSSGLQEATKSVLGGLTAREAKVLRMRFGIDMNTDHTLEEVGKQFDVTRERIRQIEAKALRKLRHPSRSDHLRGFLDE; this is encoded by the coding sequence ATGAGCGACCAACCGCAACCGCAGCAAAAGCAGTCTCGCATCAAAGAACTGATCAATCGAGGCCGCGAGCAGGGCTACTTGACTTACGATGAGGTCAACGACCACCTGCCCGATGAATTCAGCGACCCGGATCAGGTCGAAGACATCATCCAAATGATCAACGACATGGGTATTCGTGTATACGAAGTAGCACCTGATGCCGATGAACTTTTGATGACCGATGGCGACAACAGCACCGATGAAATTGCTGCCGCCGAAGCTGCCGCCGCTCTTGCCGCAGTAGAGACTGAAGCAGGCCGTACTACCGACCCAGTGCGTATGTACATGCGCGAGATGGGTACGGTTGAACTTCTAACTCGTGAAGGCGAAATTGCTATCGCCAAGCGTATCGAAGAAGGTATTCGTGAATTAACTCACGCCTTAGCGCACTGGCCAAATTCCGCACGTAAAATCGTTGACGAGTTTGACCTTATTGAAGCCGGCGAACGCCGCATGCCAGATGTTGTCAGTGGCTGGCTAGACCCCGCTGATGAAGTGCAAGCTGCAACACCAATCAATCAGGCAGAGAAGAACGAGAAAGACGACGAAGCCGACGACGAAGATGACGACAACCCAGGTGGTATTGACCCTGAGTACGCCAAAGAGCGCTTCGACGAGCTACGTGTTGTACTAGAAGCAGCCGAAAAAGTCATCGAAGACAAAGGCCGTGCCAGCAAAGAAGCAGGCAAAGCACTGGAAGAACTGGGTGAAGTTTTTAAATTCTTCAAACTTCCACCTCGCCAGTTCGACCCCATTTATGATCACGTTCGTGGCATGCTTCGCCGTATCCGCATCGAAGAAAAAGCCATTATGCGCCTTTGTGTTCAGCGCGCAGGTATGCCTCGTAAGACCTTTATGAAGGAATACCCAGGTAACGAAAGTGACCTAGAGTGGATTAACGATATCGTTAAGAAAAAGCGTGACTACAGCGACGCGCTACGTGGTTACCAAGGCGACATCCTGCGCAGCCAGCGCAAGCTCGCTCAAGTAGAAGAAGAAGCCGGTTTAGACCTTGCCACCATTAAAGAGATCAACCGTCGCATGAGCATCGGTGAAGCTCGTGCTCGCCGCGCCAAAAAAGAAATGGTTGAAGCGAACTTACGCCTGGTAATCTCTATTGCGAAAAAGTACACCAACCGCGGTTTACAGTTCTTGGACCTTATCCAAGAAGGTAACATCGGCCTAATGAAAGCCGTAGATAAATTCGAATACCGCCGAGGTTACAAGTTCTCAACCTATGCAACATGGTGGATTCGTCAGGCTATTACTCGCTCTATTGCCGACCAAGCCCGCACCATTCGTATTCCGGTACATATGATTGAAACCATCAACAAGCTCAATCGTATTAGCCGTCAGATGCTACAAGAAATGGGCCGTGAAGCCTCGCCAGAAGAATTGGCAGAGCGCATGGACATGCCAGAAGACAAGGTTCGCAAAGTACTGAAAATCGCCAAAGAGCCTATCTCTATGGAAACGCCAATCGGCGACGATGAAGACAGCCACCTAGGCGACTTTATTGAAGACGTAACGATCACCTCACCGGTTGAATCAGCGACCTCTTCAGGCCTTCAGGAAGCGACTAAGTCAGTACTTGGCGGCCTTACCGCCCGAGAAGCTAAAGTACTTCGTATGCGTTTTGGTATCGATATGAATACCGATCATACTCTTGAAGAAGTAGGCAAGCAGTTCGACGTAACGCGTGAACGTATTCGTCAGATCGAAGCAAAGGCTCTGCGTAAATTACGCCACCCTTCACGCTCAGATCACTTACGCGGCTTCCTAGACGAATAA